GCACCGGCAAGGGTTCACCGTTCATGGCATAGGCCAGCAGCGCCCCCGAATCCCGCGCATCGGCGAGCGTCAGGCTGCGTTCGAAGTGGATCGCGCCGGTTTCCGTCTCCAGCGATCCCGCGTCGGCGCCCCGAAACAGCACCTCCCGCGCACTCGCCTTGATGCCGGCGCGTTCCAGGACTTCCACCAGCGGCACGCCTGCCCACTCGGCCGTGCTTACCGCTCCCAACTGCCACTGTTCACCCTCAACCGCCGGGTGCAGCAGCGAGCGACCGTTGCCCGCGCACTCCAATGTGGCGACGAGCGTTTGCGAGCGCAGGCTGCGCATGCCGCGCAGGCCGAGACTCAACGGCCTCTCGACGACTCCGCCCACGCTGAGCCGCCAGGTCTCTGGATCGAGCCGGGGAATCTGAAAATGATTGCGTACGTAGAAGTGCGCGTTCGGCGTCACAACCCCACCGATAAGCGCGTGAATCGGCGTCTCACAGTTGAGCGGATGCGCGCAACGGACGATGAGGCCGGCAGCGATGGCACGCTGGCAGGACTCCTGAGGATCAAGTACGGGCGCCGGGTTGCCTCCCATCGGAAGCCCCCTCTCTGCAGCCTGTTGCAAACGGCCGGGAGCGGTTTCGCGCGATCGTCATGGAGCCGCCCGGCCGTGAGGCGCCAGTCGCTCACGGGCAAGAGACGCGGCAAGACTCCAAACGGCTCAGCCCGCTGCCACCCGGCAAAGGACAGCGCTGACCAGGAACGCCGCCCAGCCGGGATGCTTCCCTCTGGTCCCGGCGAACCACACGACGGCGCACACCGAGAGAGCGACGGCGGTCGTCCTGACGACGAACCGCTCACCGGCCCCGAGTTCTGTGCGGGACGCGTAGCGACCGAGCAGCAGCGCGAATGCCCAGCCAAGCAGCGTCGGGGTGTGCCAGGCGGTGCGGAGCGTCCGCGTCGCCGCCGCCGGCGTGTCGGCGCAAAACACCCTGGCGAGGGTGTCGCTGCCCGGAAGTGCGGGAAATCCTTGCACGCTCTCCAGTTCCATGAGGCGGAGCAGGAGCAGCTCGCCAAAGCCGGAGTGAGCCAGGCCAGCCGCGAACAGCATCAGGCTGGCAGCGCGGAGACGACGGGACACGACCAGACCCTCCCTTCGCCCAGCCGGCCGACGAGTATATCTCCGACCCATGCCGCCAGCGCGGACGCCGTGCGGACTGTGCCCCGGCGCACCGCGTCAGAAGCTCAGCGTCGCGGCGCCGGCGGCCATGTATTCGACCACGTTCGCGGCGGTGACGATGCGTGCGCCATCGATCAGGTCTGCCGCGCCGATGCCGCGCGGTTTCGTGCAGGCGCCGCAGGCCCAGATCTGCCCGCCGTTGGCGACGAACGACTGCACCACCTCTTGCAGCGGCGGAAAGCCATCCTTCTGGACAGCGCCGGCGCAGCGGTTGGTCGCCAGCCAGACGCCCTCGATCGTCAGCAGCACCACCGCCTCCTGGTCGGCCGTCGCCGCGACGTTGCCGACGACGAACGGCAGGATCGCCCGCTCCGCGTCCTCTGGCCCATGGGTTGCGTTCACCAGCAGCTTGCTCACGGCGGTCTCCCTCAACCGATGACTGATGATGACTGCGTGGCCCGGCAGTTTGGTGGTTGCGGTGTGGACGATCACAGGCACGGCCAATTCCAGCCCTGGCGGCTGTCAAGTTCGCTTGCGCAGGTAGAAGCGCGTTCGCCCCGTTTCCTCCTCAACCGTTGCCAGCAACGCGTTGCCGGTCAACCGGCTCCAGGCGGCAATGCCCTCACACGCCTCGGGCTCGTCGGCGCAGACTTCCAGTACCTGGCCGCTCGCCAGCGTTCGCATCGTGCGCTGAATCAGCGGCGTGAGCGTGGCGCAGGTCGCTCCGATCGCATCCAGCACCGCGGCCGGGACTGCCGCCTGGCCCGGAGCGAGGAACGGCCGGAACCCTGAGCACAGGAGGTCCAATCGCACGAGCTTGCCGTCCTGCAGGTCGCCATAGGCCTGCTGCTCCACGGTCTGTCTGCCGTCGGCATCCACGACGAGGAAGCGGTAGCGCACATGCAGCCGGTCGGCCAGCGTGCCGGCGTCACTCTCAAGCAGCTCCAACTGATCGGCGTCGCCGAACCAGCGCTGGAAATACGCCACCGCATCCTGCGCGCCCGTCGCTTCGCGCACACCGGGCGGAACCAGCGCCCGAAACCGGATCTCGGGATGAAAGCACGCTTCCAGTGCCGCGAAGTCGCGCTTCACTACGGCGGCGATCAACGCTTCGCCCATTCGCCGGTGCTCGTCGCCGGTGTCGTTGACGTCCTCGTGCATCGGGCCCGCCTCTGTCTGGCTCGTGAGACCTGCGTCCGTTACTTGCGATCCTGGCTGTCCGCCGCGGCGCCGGCATCGGACGAGTGTCCCATTTTGACCAGCGATCGCTGGCTCGTCGCAGCGGGGCGCCATTCGCTCAGGTAGATACGGCCCACACGCGGGGGTAGGTTCGTCAGGACACTATCCACCGCCCCGCTCCGCTGTACACGCAGCGCCCGTGCGCCAGCAGATCCGCCGCGCGCAACGGGCACATGGGCGAGCGCTGTGCTCAAATTGAGCAGAAACCGGAGCAGGCCGAGACATAGCGATCCGGCTGGAGCGCCCACCGCCGGCTCACGCCTGTGATCGAGAGGCACGCACAGGTTCAGAGAACGGGAGACGAAGGCCGCCCCTTTTACGGCAGCAGGCCGTGCTCAACGGCGAACAGCGTTGCGGCGACGCGCGTGCTGACGCCAACCTTGTTGTAGATATGCTCCAGGTGGTGCCGCACGGTGTGCTCGCTCAACACGAGCTGCTGCGCGACCTGGCGGCGGCTCGCGCCGCGGGCGAGCAGGCGCAGGATCTCGACCTCGCGATCGGTGAGCCCCGCCGGCCACTGCCGCGGCGGCTGCCTGCGCTGAGCCGCCGCGGCCGGCCCGCCCAGCGCCAACGTGTCATCAAGGGCCCCGAGCGCCTGCGGACAGAGGTTGCTCCCCGCCTCCACGCGCAGTTGCTGCAGCGCCGTGCGCGGGTCGAACGCGGGGTGGCCGGGGGCAGCGTGCGTGAGTTCGTCGAAGCGATCGGCGACGGCGATGATACGGGCGCCGAGC
This genomic stretch from Dehalococcoidia bacterium harbors:
- a CDS encoding sulfite oxidase, which translates into the protein MGGNPAPVLDPQESCQRAIAAGLIVRCAHPLNCETPIHALIGGVVTPNAHFYVRNHFQIPRLDPETWRLSVGGVVERPLSLGLRGMRSLRSQTLVATLECAGNGRSLLHPAVEGEQWQLGAVSTAEWAGVPLVEVLERAGIKASAREVLFRGADAGSLETETGAIHFERSLTLADARDSGALLAYAMNGEPLPVQHGYPLRLIVPGWYAVASVKWLTEIEVIDRAFRGHFQTERYIVEREQCGRAVSEPVTLQRVRALITEPEPGARVARGTLTIRGVAWSGAAPIAHVELSVGGGVWQAARLIGERQRHGWQWWELLTRVEQCGLIGIRARATDLAGRVQPEQPEWNRLGYATNQIQEVPIRVGERGIRQ
- a CDS encoding DsrE family protein, producing MSKLLVNATHGPEDAERAILPFVVGNVAATADQEAVVLLTIEGVWLATNRCAGAVQKDGFPPLQEVVQSFVANGGQIWACGACTKPRGIGAADLIDGARIVTAANVVEYMAAGAATLSF
- a CDS encoding sulfurtransferase TusA family protein; protein product: MHEDVNDTGDEHRRMGEALIAAVVKRDFAALEACFHPEIRFRALVPPGVREATGAQDAVAYFQRWFGDADQLELLESDAGTLADRLHVRYRFLVVDADGRQTVEQQAYGDLQDGKLVRLDLLCSGFRPFLAPGQAAVPAAVLDAIGATCATLTPLIQRTMRTLASGQVLEVCADEPEACEGIAAWSRLTGNALLATVEEETGRTRFYLRKRT